The window GTGCAAACACAGCACATGCAAACGCGAGATGTGCCCGAGAAAAACCAGTCTACACATATacgtgtgtgtatgtatatgtgtgcgTTTGCGTGTAaacgcgcagaagaggcgaggccaGACAGAAAGTGAGGCACCACCCGGCCCGTAGATCAGCAAGAAGGGAACACATGACAAAACTAGATTTTCGCGATAGGGCATGCAGACACAGACACCATTGGAGGGGCTAGGAGCATGCGGGTGCAAAAAGGAGGTCGGGGTGTCTTCACCTGAGACGATGTTCTGTGGGAGGCAGCCGTGTTGTTGGCACGCATTGGCGTCGTAGATGGCGGAGGACGATGTTTGTGGAtcagagaggcgcgacagGAGCCAGGCGCAGTGAaacagaggcggaggcggacgctgCTCAGAgaccgaagaagaagcaaagcgaagggggagggggccTAGAGCAGTACTAAGCTTAAACGAAGTCGAAGCCAAAGCGCGGGAACGCGTGGCACAAATAGAGAAGACGAGTGCGCCGAGCTGTGGAACACCCGACGCCCTTTTGCAACTGCTTGAAGGTAGGAGATGCGTCATTCACTTGCTAGAGCCTTCAGATAATGTGCACACCAGCAGGAACGGCGCAACGTGACCTGACAGATGCCTACACAGCGCAAGGAGGAAAACGCTGGAGGAAGCAGTACTTGGAAAAGACTCATATCGCTTCTCCCCTTCCAAAGTAGAAGAGCGCCGTTGGTCTGTCTCAGTCCACAACAGACAAGCCGCAAAACGCGCTTCTTGTGAAGACCGGAAAGCAGAGAGCCAACTGAGTGACGTCGCAGGTACTGCCCTCTCATCAGACACGCAACCAACCTAAggccggctgctgcagaaaaaaaagtccgccagcaggcgctggTACGAAAGCGCGGTGCCTTCGCCCGTTGCACACTAGCGGACAACGAGAAAAACCACGCCGCGCAAAAACAATGTCCTTTCCAAGAAAAGAGATAAAACAGTTCTTCCAAAATGGTTGTAAAGGTCGGAAACGCGCGAAACCTGCCGATTTAGAGTCACCGCGAAACCCGGGCAAAGAGGGCAGAAGTGCCCCCGTCGGCGTTTTTGCTGCACGAGGCCTCGCCTCTATGCCGGCCGAAGCAACCTCGTCACGTGGAGTGCTTTTTCAGTGCAGTGACACCAAATTTCCGTTGTCCACGTGCTCTCGGATGGATAACTGTGTGTGCTTGCATTATTCTCCGGTCCCTCAAGAATTTTGTTGGGTTCGTATGTCTCCGAGTTGCCATTTGGTTTGCAAGGGTGTCCGCGCGCCAAAGACAAAACAACAGTAGAACGAAACAGAGGTGGAAAGGGCCGCGAGTGCCAAGTCGAGGTCCAATCTGACGCACGAAATTCTTCACAGAGATGGAGTGGGGTGAATGATTTTTCGTGTGGAGGAAACTACGTGTATACAGCTCTATGCTCATTTCAGAGAGCGAAATCAAGCAAGACAAGAGACCTGGCTCCGTGCCGTCGCCTTACATGCCGACGAGTCCTGGAGTTACCGCCGCGCCATCGGAACTCTCGCGTAAAGAAAGGCGGGTTTTAGTCTTCGGGTCAGGAGCAAAGGGTAGAATAAGCCTCAGAAAGGGTCCTAGATGCTGAGAGGATCAGGAAGCGACCCGCGAGTAGCAACTCACTGAGGGACAGGAAGTGGAAGTCGTAGGTACCTGGTGACTGGCCTACATGCCACGCGATCACACAAGCCGAACGTTTCCTAACTGCTGGTGTGCGTGTCGTTATAAAATATCCATTCAACGACTGTGAAACTGAGCACAGAAGATGAGCTTCATATCCGAGTTGACGCACTGCGTCTACTCAGATGACGCAGGCATTCATAGGACGCGACTCCTCCGGCGTGGTTGAGACGGTGGCGGACTTGATGGCTTTGTGGCCTCCGATTCAGCCGTTTTACGTAATGCTTGACGCTAGTTTCCCGAAGGCTGGCGCGCCAAAATGTTCCGATACGCCTGCGGTGCGGTGTCTCAGCTGAGAAGCGCCGTGGCTCTTCGCATTTTCTCATTGTGCATGAGAACTCCCGTTTCGGGCTCAGCAGAAACCAGTAGCGTCCACTATTCACGGTATGTTTGAGGTGGGGGAGGCGGGAGTTTCGTACCGCGACCTGTCGCATGAATGGCAGAATGCGCCTCGATACCTGCTAAGTACTTGGGACGGAGGGTCACTTCCCAACAGGGCGTGGTTCGCGCGTCACTGTGGAGCACGTGGGGACAACAAATACGGATCGACGATACCGGTGGTACCGGTGTGCATGGTTCTCTCCCACACTAGAGGTTCTGAAGTAGGATTGGAGGCGAGATGTGGGCTACGTCGTCAACGCGGGTGCAGAATGCATTCCGCCACCTGTCTCTTACAGTAAAGCTACGCAGCTTTTTCCCGTAGGCGCGGATATATCATCTTGAGCGCAGGTCGGGTTTTCAATAAAGCGGGCGCGAAATGTGTGTTTTTAAGGTGAAGCAGGTGTAAAAATGCACTCGTCATACCTCATGCAGCAAGCAGCCTAGATACTTACTCGGCTCGCTTGCTTCAGAATGCTCAAGTTAGGTGGATCATCTAGCCGTGTTGTGCAATTCAGCTGGCCGTCATTCAGGCATCAGACTCGAGCCTCAGCGATCACCTCACCCACTGTGCCGTGCCATCAAAAAACAGGCCCGCATTCAGTGGCGTTTCTGGCAGCTGACCACATCGCCATGTTTCTTCAAGTCATACGAAACCTACACGAGAGAAGCTCGCTACTGGCAACATTGCTTCGgtgtgcctccgcctctggctTCAATGCTGTTTCTGTATGGCTTCGCTTACTGGAAGACCTCGCCAGTCGCATTCTCTCCATGATCGTCTAGGTCTTATACGTTGGCTCTACCCCGAGGGCACCGAATCTGATCTGAGGCGCTCTGCCGTTCTGCGACACGCACAATCACCACTGCAGTGTCTAAATATTGTCGCTTTTCGACAGCTTTTTACAAACAAACAGCAGGAAACTCccgcacccccccccccccccccggaaGTGGGGGTGCCACCGGCACAGCTCGCATCCCGCAATCGTATTAAGGGAATGCGGCCCGCAAGACCCCTGTACGTCTACTTCGCAGAGATTTTGCTCTCCCCGCCTACGAGAGAGCGGCATGAAAAATGACGCTAGTGTCCGATTTTCTGTTTCTGCGAGACAGTGTGAGCGTCCGGAAATGCTAAGAACCAAGGGCAAACGGGCGCGCGTGCCAACACAGGCGGCTCGCATTTGAAGACATGCTTTGAGTACAACAAGCACGAAAGAGGCATCACCTCAGCCAACCCTGTAGGGCGCCTAGGCCGATATGCGCAGATGCGAACGAAGTGGAAATTTTGTCGCCCAAATAGCGAACAGAAATCTTTTTGACTAGCAATATAGATATGCGAGTCGCTGTgctcgcgctggcgcttTCTGTGGTGTCCGCCGGCCTGCCTTCGTGTCTTCATGCAGACAGGCCTGGCCTCAAGGACTGAGAAAAAGGCTCATTGCAGCGGTTCTAGTGCAGTTTTCTTGAATTCTTGTGTGTTTTCGGTCAAGACCGAGTTCAACATTGAGTGATATTCTGCTCCTTTCTGCAAGCTCTGCAGTGACACGTTCCGCAGGTGAGTTGAGTCTCCCCATACCTCCGACCCACCGTGACAAGCTGTTGAGCCAGCCCACTTTTCTGTCGCAGTCCGGTATCTcttttcgtcgtcgctctaCTTTTCTTTGGCCTGGTGTTGAAGCACTGGTCCTGGAAGCATGTTTCACTGCAGGGCCTTTACGAGCGAGCGCGACTGAGGCACGTTGTTTCCTTCCTTCCCTTGAGTCCTGTAGCTGGTGCTGTTGCCAGCCCCCGACTCATTTATTGCCCCCGCTGGACTGCACCTGGACTTTCTCGTGTTTTTCCGGGAGCAGATACTGATTCACCAATCGTGGCGAAGAATTTACAAAAGTCACTGCATTCTTCTGCGAGTTGGCGATTCAGGTTGTGCCTGCGTCTTGCGGATGACATGGGTCGGCTATGACCGCTCCCCGAGGCCGTGAACAGCGGCTCCGGGAATAGAGGGCTCTTATGTGCAAGGCCAGACCATCTCATCTCCGTCTGTCAGCTGCTGAACGCCgcccctctctgcttctgaCGGGCTTACTGGCGGTTTGGAGGAAGAGGGCCGCGACTTGGCGCTCTGACGCTGCAGGTTCTTCGGGTTTCGGGAGTCTGCTCTGAGCGACCAGCGCTGGGGCGCCCCTCACTTTCAATGTACCCTTTGTTTCTGAATACCGAATGGAGAGCTGGTAACGAGTGGTTTCGAGGGTTGACAGGGTCTTAtcgggcgtctctgcgcaggaTACGTCCCCTCCAGGCTTGACGAGACAAAATGCTTCTCGTTCAGGCGTCGCCTGTTTTCTTCGACCTCGTCACTTCACTAGACTGCGGAATGAGACTAGCAACAAGCGGAGCCTCTCCGGCAGGCTCTGTTCCAGTGTCCCGACGGAGGGAACGCAAGCAACCAACGTCAGGAcccgctgcggaggaggctaCCTCAGAGCAACCCCGATGCCGCCTTCATGACCCCATTTCAAGGAGACTGCGGATTTTGTGCACTGCAGCGAAATCTGGGGTTGCAGTCTTGCGCAGTCGGCTTCTCCGTTGCGTCTTTTTGTGGTGTCTCATTACTCTTCTTTTGCCAACTGAAGCAGCCGTGGGATTTCGATTTCGAGGCTGGGTAAGGACAAGCCGGCCGCCTCGTCGGACTGGCGCGGCACGCCACGCCAAAACGACACATCCGTCTCTCCAGATGTGGAGAGGCAGTATCTGACACTTATATGAAGCATTTGTCCTTCGAAAAGACAGGCGGAGTGCTCCGTTTTGGTAGCCAGAATGCTATGGAACAGACTGTGGAACCCATAGTTCACCTGGAGCTGGCGTGGTTGCATGCACCGCCGCTGAACACTGTATTATAGTGTGCGGCAAATACGCTCGGGCTTGTTCAGAACTCAAGTAGCTGAGTTTCATTTCCCGGAAATGGGCACTGAACTGCCGCCCGGCTGCGTCGTTTGATTCTTGTCTGCAGGTCCGGCGGTTCACAACGTGTCGGTTGATCGAGTTTGACGGGCGAACCGTGGGTGATATTCCCGAGTTCGAGGCGCTGGTGATGGTGAATAGTATGAACGAAGTGGTGAGCTTCGAGCCCGCACGAGCGGTCCCCATGTGCGACATCAGCAATGGCTTCGATCTGGCTTTCATCCCGTGTGAAGACAAACAACAGCGGCCTTCGCATACCCGTTTTGTCTTCCCACTCCCCTCGACAAgctctcctccgcagtctcATCCCGAGATAGAGGAGTCGAAGAAGGGGAGTAACGAGTGGGTGGTCACGAAGGTCGTCCGTGCTGCTGGAGGGCTGGCGCTGCGAGCGGCCAAagctggcgcggctgcagggtCTGCCGTGGTTAATCTCGTGGCTGGGTCGTCTTTGCCGCTTGTTGAGGCACTCAAAAAGAAACTCGTGCATTTTCGCGAGCAGTCGACTGCCTATGGTCTAGAGTGCATGGACCCGGTGACAAGCACAAAGCTCAAGAGCGCCATAAACCCCCCAATGGTTCCCATCGTTGGCCAAGCCGTAGAAGCTATTTTGGACTTGGAGAGAAAATAATGCGTTAAAAATCGTTTTTCAGCTAGCGTGAGACAGACTGCTGTCATCTGCATCTGGAATCGACATGCTCGCGTCATATTTACTGTTCTACGAAAGTAGGATACGTTGTACGATattcgggggggggggggggggggggggacagtGTCTGCTACTTCCCCTGTCCCTCAGGCACTGAACTACTGAACCGGTCACATTCTTCCGAGTGCCCTTCTGTGTGCCTCGTGAATCATGAAAATCCATTGGTGTTTGCCTCAGTTCAAGGCAGAGGGAAAATATGGGTTAAACCTTACTGGCTTCGAGTCCTCGGTTCCGCCAAAACCGGCCCATCTCCCAGGGACGTTTCAACTAGTTTTCCTGAAATGGGTATGCATGGAGATAGGTAGATACAAGATGTTGGGTGTGGCGGTGGTAGTTCGGTGGGATTCCCGGTGTTCACAAAAGTTCTGCACCATGTCCCATCACATTTGCCGTGTTCGTTTATCAGCGCACACCCCTGCCAGGCGGTCTATAGGAACGGTTCCAGCACCAGTGCAATTAGAATGCGCACACAGATGGTCACGCAAGCAATTTGTGATTAGAATCTTTCGTTCCGCGTATGGATGTCCCGCCAGTGTTAGTAGAGTGCCTATTCAAGTGAGCGACCACAGTTCAGCACAGAACGTGCTGCGAACGGTTTTTCATCGAATCCTACAGGACTGCATGAACGCACGGATGTGCTGCATATTTCTCCACGAAGGTGGAAAGATGCAGCGCAATTGATTACCACCTTTTTGGACGGTGATAAGCTATGTCGCCAAGCTGCAAACCTTTTGCCAGCTTTcacgtgcgccgccgcgatgcACATCTCCCTGACTCTTCCAGTTCCTCCCCCTTTTGAGGCATTCTCAGACTTCGTGGCCCTTGGTTCCTCTTGTTTTTGACCCTGCGTTAAGCTCGTCGTCGTGAAACGGGTAGTTTTCACATCGACATGTCAGTGGCGGTCGGAATGCGGATCTCCCGCGAAGCCGTGTCTAGGATGGCAGATAATTGTCAAGCCTCGGAAAGTGAAGTTTTACTGAGCCAACACGCGGTGATACAGTCCTCTCCAAATGCTGGCAACGGAAGCGAAAGCGGGCCTGCCAGCGTAAACATGTGCCTTTGTACGGGAGGTTGACCCGAGCAATACTTTTCGCACTGTCTTGCTATGTACATGCCTTTCGGGCAATTTACAGTTCCCTACACAGGTTGGGCGATCGAATATCATTGTGGTGGCTTGGTTTTGCCAGGATTTCCTGTGTACGTCAGCTGGGGCTTCCCCGGTTTCCAGAACGTTCGAATCTTGGTTGTGTCTTCAGCAGATacgggcgcgccgtcggTTTTTTCACACATCACTCTTCGTTCTTTTTGCCCAAAAGACACTACGTGGGCTTTGTCTAGGCGCTCCTGAAGAAAGAGAATGCCTGACCCACTCTTGTTCTTCTTCAGGATGACTTCAGAAGCCGTGGGTGCGGCCAGCGGGTTCACAGAGACACCGGCGCTCTATGAAAAACTGGAGGAGGTGCGCTGCGTTCACCAGATGGCGAAGTGCGTCACGCGCCTCATCATCCAGTCTCCTCTCGTGTAACGGCTCCATCGTTTGGATCAAGGGAACTGTGAAAAAGCGTTCCAGGCGATCCTCTGTCCGTCTTCGCAGGCACAGGGACAGGCTGCCGGGTACGCCTGGAAAGTCGATGGATATTGTTTTTGCTCCTTTCATCCCGTTGGAGGTTGCCGGTTACCTCGCCGCATGCAGTGGAGATAATAGATGCCGCTGACGGCGGCGCTGTATGGTCGCCCTGTCTTCTTTTTCAGTTCCAGGCAGCAACGTATTTCTTATTCCTTTTTGAGGCAAAGAGACTGCGGTAAGCAGTCTACAAGAACTCAGTCTAGAAAAGGGGACGCGTTTGTGTGCGCCTGTACTGCCGTCCccagcttcttctcgcgccgtCTCGACGCCACCCTTACTCACATCCCCCTTTCCCTTCGGGAGTTTTCGTCAATGCTCGTGTATTTCGTGTATATGAAGTTGCGTTTCATTACGGAAAAGACGCGTATGAGGTATGCGTGAGAGGGAGATGGTAAAATGCAGAGCGATCCTCTCGTCGCCGGAGCATTCCCACCGTCTTCCTGCACGTCTGGCCTGTAAGTCGTCTGAAACACTTGCCTAGACGCAAGTCAATCCTCCGCGAGGAAGCTTCTAAAGTTTTTCCACCGGCAGCCCCGAATTTTTTCTTGCAAGCTGCCATGAGCGAGGCGTGTATTCTGTGTTCGTTCCGATCCACTcagcgctgctgcgtgccATTTCAAGCAGCAACAGATCCGATTTCTTTGTGGCGGGGTTCAGAAAAGGGCTAGGTTTGGCGTACCGATGCCGGAACCCCGCGCCTTGTGTGTTCAGGAACGCGCGGATGCGCCTCCTGTCTATCGGGCGGACGTGTCGACCGCCGGACGTGCACAGCTTCCCGTTGTCAATAGTTTCGTCGCAGTTTTGCAAGGCGGTTCGCCTCCGTCTTCGCGGGCGGGGAGCCCTACAATTTCGTGCCTTTCGTTCCATTTCGAACGCAAGCAGGTGAGAGGATGCCAGCAGCATccgctccctccctctcttcgtcgTTCTTACCTCGCGGCTTttcggtctcctcgctcccctctgcgtcttctttcttcgtctctccttcgGTTGCGCGAGTCCCTCTCATCTCCTCGGGGCGAAGgcccttcgcgtctgcggtgCGCCCGAGGAACGCTCTCAGCTGAGACGCAGTCAGGCCGAAGAAAACCGTGCCTCACCTCCTGTGAGGAGATCGCTTTTTAATCGCGAGGCGACCTCTCgtcgcgagagagactgcgACGTTCCGTGCCAAGCGCATAGAGTATTCGAGACGCGAAGTTTGTTGTGACCTGCTTCGTGGCGGCGTGCCTGCGTGCGTCCGCTCATTTGTATATGCCTCATCTGTCCGTACATAGCCCCTGCGAGCCTTCCAGTCCCCCTCGGGTGGGTTGTCGTCCACGCCcagcgcggctgcctgcTCGTTTGCTTGCCTCGCCCTTGTTTTTCGCTGATTTGTTCCGTTTTCCTTttggcggcgaggcgacgcttcGTGGCGCCCTCGATCTGGTTCGTCCGTCTTCCTCACCCAGCCGTCGTGCCCCCCTCTtccgtcgcgcgcccgccatAATGAAGCGGacgtcttcgtcgctctcgcagtGTCCCGCTGCGCACAATGTGTCGCCTTTCGTCCACAGAATGTCTTTCAACAGTTCCGCGACGACTGTagctcttccgccgcctccgcctttcTCTTGTCGCTCTCCTCACTTAACGCTGCTGCTGGGGCAGATTCGCCTGGACCCCGGGGacggctccgcgcgcggagggcgcgaggggggaCTGGAGAGAGACAACGGCTCGCGAAGCGCTTCTTGCGACGACGACTTGGCGGTGCCGCAGCCTGACAGCGACGTGCTGGGGAAGTGGACGCTtcccgaggaggcgctgctttTTGATCCCTACCAGGACGGCGGCGAACTCTTTGTGGGCTCGTCGGCGGCCAGCGAGTCGCGGCAGTCAGCgcggctgtctgcgtcttcgtctcacTCCCCTggaagcgaaggccgcgacgtGGCAGTTGCGGGGGCAGGCGAGCGCTTCATCTTCAGCAACTCACCCATAAGCGAGTTTGAGCAGGCCGCAATCGACCGTGTCCTCGCTCAGCTCGAGCGGACGCCTGGCGTGCTCTacagcgagcgcgaaggcgccgcgaggccgcagagacagcggggGGGACAGGGCGCAGGGGAcaaagacgaggagggcaaCGTGTGGCTTGAGCAGCAAATCCTCAGGTTCCTGTACAGCACCGCGTTCGACGTCAAGAAGACGCTCGACCTGCTGCAGGCtgctctcgtcttccgcacGCAGAGACTACCGGTAAGCGCTCTTTGAACTCCGCAGTCTGATCTCGAGGCAGTCACCGCACACAGGCCGCAGGATAATATGCCACGGATAGGGAGGCTGGAGAGAGGACAGGACGCTCGACCGCGAAGGCCGTCAGCTAGAAGAAGACACGAaacaggagagagacggggaAGAAAAGACGACGGGCGCAGAACTGAGcaagcagcagagagacaaGGCTGTGGCGCGGCGTCCAAAGGGAAACGTGGCGCAGATAGAGAAGGAGCCgcgaggggaggggaggggggtgggagagacagcgccggcgggaTAACGAGGGGGACGTCTGACAAGACGCGTAGACAAGCAGTTAGAGGCCACGAACATCGCAGAGAGTCAGAGAAAGCCGCGGTGACTGGGTGCCGCAGTTAAGAGCCTGCAGGGGCGAGTCTGAGCGAATAACGAGAAAAGAACTCGCGATGTGTGGGCGTGTTGAGGCCTTGCTGGTGCCGGGGCGCCTGGACGCGGCTGTGCATGTGGCGGCAGGAACTTTAACGGCCTTGGAGTTTAAAGTTCCCCCTTGGTCCTCCGCGTATGATCATTTGTACCTTCGTTTTTTCAGTGTTTTTTGTCGGCGTTTTCCTTCATCAGGTGTATCTTCACGAGGTGCTGCCTCTGATTCgagacgcgggcgtcgcctACTGGCACGGCCGAGATAAATGCCTTCGTCCGTTGCTGATTGTCTGCGTGGAGAAAATGCAACAAATTCAGCAGCAAGCGGGAAAAGACATTGAAGACGACCGTGTGACGCGGGTCATCATCTTCTGCCTCGAATTTTTTCTGAGGTAAACTTGTTCTTTTCGCGTGCGGCCAGCAGCGCATTGTACGAATTAATGGCCCCCCGCGGATGCAGATTGCGTTTCTAGGAAGTTACGCATATCTGTTTGTGACGACAGTGGTGGCGGCACTGGTGGTGAACCTGATGCTGTCGTCGTCGCAggagcagaggcggcggccggtgTCCGGCTGCCGCTGTCCCGTCTACGCACGTTTTGTGCGCGTGcggatatatatacatatacatatatggtTCATGTATACCTATATTTATATACGCTTGTGATTTCGTGTACTTCATGTGTGTTGTTATCGGTGGCGCAGAGCCGGTTTCTGCGTGGTTTTTAAAGCAACAtgtctttctctgctttttGTCTGTCTCAGACATTTGTGTGTTGCCGGAAGGGTCGAGTCCTGGAGCATCCTCTGCGACTGTAAAGGCACGTCTCTGTCGgcgtttcctctcgcgcttcttctccgtcttcttAGTCTGCTTCAAGCGTCGTACCGCGGGCGCATGTTTCGCCTCTATCTCCTCAACacgccgcgcttcttccaCATGCTTTCCCGGCCGCTCCTGGCTGCGATGCCCGCAAATAGCGCGAAAAAACTGCGAGTCTGCGGGAGCATGGAAGACTGGATGGAAGAACGGAGAAAAAACTTCGCCGCGCACCAACTCGAGGCGAAGTACGGCGGCTCCCAACCAAATGTTGAGACGGTAAGCGCCCGAAAAGCTTTGCACCAAAGTCTgcaggcatatatatatatatatgtatgtgtttTCATGCATGCCCAGGTGGTAAACAAGTAGCTGAGTGAGAGGACATCCGCTAAAACTATGCAGGTGCTCAGATTTACGTATCGAGACCTACGCTGACGGATGCGATAGAGTCCAGCGTGGTGAATTCagagctgccgcagacgcggggAAAAAACGCGCCTTTCTGCGCCAGTTTTTAGTGTTTCGAGGGAGCACTGTGTCGTATGCTCATTGGCAAGAGCGCGAAGAATGCAAAGTGGAACCGCGCCATCAGCTGTCGTGGACGGGGCTTCTTCACAGCTGATGGCAGGCCGGCAGCGGTGAGGCTCCTGCGAGTCTCGCGGGCAGGAGCAGtcacgagagagagaggcgttTGTTGCGACGGAGCTCGAGAGACGCGTTAATTCTTTTGGTGTCTGTGCATGCAGGGCTGGTTTccttttcgcttttttcccGGTCCTTTTGCGCCCGACACGCCTCGAGAGAGGATACGGTGGGACAGCCCTGCGTATCTTCACCGCGAGGTCCCTCCGTCCATCCACACAGGTTTTTCTCTCCACTCTTCTCTGGTTCCCTCGcacgcgctgtctccgcctctctcgccgtgCGGCTCcaccgcctcgtcgtctccaaCTTACAACTGCCGCGCGTACGACGAcagcgagctgccgccgtcgagggtcgcctctcctctccaggGCCACGAGGTGTCTTCATCTCCACGGCCGGcttcggcctcctccgcttccctgggcggcgccgggagcGTTTCGCCGCACGGGTGCACGAGTCCGTCGTCGCTCAGGACGGGCAGCctggcgccgacggcgaggcctgcgcgcttCGCGTATTggacgcctgccgcgcgctaCCTGTCGCTGTCTGCGACAGCTGCGGAGTGGCTGAACAGACGCTACGCACAAGAGTCCCTCGGCGACGCAAGCTtgcgaggagaaggcagcgacgcgttGCCACGCGGCGCGTCTCAGGCTGCCGTCTCTCCTCACGCGACTCTCCCGCCCAGCGGCAGGTCGCGGGACTTCCCGCGCTCCACGCCTCGTCATGCTCCCTCGCCTGGTTCAccggcctctctgcctccgtctTCCGTCTCCTCCTGGccctgcggagacgcgagtgAATCTGTGAGGTCTTCACCTGCCTCTTCGTATCTGGCACCTGTTTCTTCGCACTCCCCTTCGTCCtcccctgcggcgtcgccgccgtcggcgcagacgcgcgcgccgatcAGTTGTCTCTTCAGGCCGACCGTGTCGATGAACCGCGTGAGGGAGCTTTGGGCTctggagaaggcggcacCTCTTCGAACTGAGCCGGCGGAGTGGtcgcaggaggcgagcgtGGGGACGGAGGGCCTCGAGGGCCGGCCGCCGGGCTCTGTGGTTGCTTCCAACCTCGCAGGGAGCTCtgacgagggaggaagggAGCAAAGCAGCCCTGGGCGCGCGCTCCAGATCTTGTCGCCCGTGCCTGAGGGGACGCTGCAGCACGACGGAGAGACTCGGGAAGGTGCTCAGTCAGCGGGCGCGACAGAAGCGGCCGCGTCGGCAGAGGGAGATTCGGCCTCG is drawn from Besnoitia besnoiti strain Bb-Ger1 chromosome VI, whole genome shotgun sequence and contains these coding sequences:
- a CDS encoding hypothetical protein (encoded by transcript BESB_066740) — translated: MLLVQASPVFFDLVTSLDCGMRLATSGASPAGSVPVSRRRERKQPTSGPAAEEATSEQPRCRLHDPISRRLRILCTAAKSGVAVLRSRLLRCVFLWCLITLLLPTEAAVGFRFRGWVRRFTTCRLIEFDGRTVGDIPEFEALVMVNSMNEVVSFEPARAVPMCDISNGFDLAFIPCEDKQQRPSHTRFVFPLPSTSSPPQSHPEIEESKKGSNEWVVTKVVRAAGGLALRAAKAGAAAGSAVVNLVAGSSLPLVEALKKKLVHFREQSTAYGLECMDPVTSTKLKSAINPPMVPIVGQAVEAILDLERK